In a single window of the Papaver somniferum cultivar HN1 chromosome 8, ASM357369v1, whole genome shotgun sequence genome:
- the LOC113306125 gene encoding uncharacterized protein LOC113306125 encodes MVELWHTRNEKIYENAELNFEKFKQTILSYTKACGIRMKGPKLPRNGQVLICCDGASKGNLGNAGLDFVARNENGDCLGESTGGLGVATNFLAEVMALVVAGEWEVKKKYVNVVFSLDSKVVLLAFSNGKIPWVVMNRWNNIRRHIPRISFTHSYREINFSADNMAKKGVLLARGIVVYYDDKPYFLNKLECEDGIYFRFCS; translated from the exons ATGGTTGAATTATGGCACACAAGGAATGAGAAGATATATGAGAATGCAGAACTTAACTTTGAGAAGTTTAAACAGACAATATTGTCTTACACAAAGGCATGTGGTATAAGAATGAAAGGTCCCAA GTTGCCTAGGAATGGACAGGTGCTCATATGCTGTGATGGAGCTTCAAAGGGTAATCTTGGAAATGCAGGATTGGATTTTGTAGCAAGGAATGAAAATGGTGATTGCTTGGGAGAATCTACTGGAGGTCTGGGGGTAGCAACAAATTTTCTAGCTGAAGTGATGGCATTGGTGGTAGCTGGTGAATGGGAAGTCAAGAAAAAGTATGTGAATGTTGTTTTTAGCCTTGATTCAAAAGTTGTACTGCTAGCTTTCAGTAACGGTAAGATTCCTTGGGTTGTGATGAATAGATGGAACAATATCAGAAGACATATTCCAAGAATCTCATTCACACATTCATATAGGGAGATTAACTTTTCTGCTGACAATATGGCTAAGAAAGGGGTGTTGCTAGCAAGAGGAATAGTTGTTTATTATGATGATAAGCCATATTTCTTGAATAAGCTGGAATGTGAAGATGGGATCTACTTTAGATTCTGCTCATGA